Proteins from a single region of Bdellovibrio bacteriovorus HD100:
- a CDS encoding LysR family transcriptional regulator, translating into MSLMMDDIKYFITVCETLNVTRASEIIGISQPALSYSIKRLERELGGNLLIRLKNGIQLTKLGEEFRQRSRRLMYEWEQAQNLANPESGLIQGSYTIAIHPSVALYTLGSFMPKLQKEFLGLDFNFIHGLSREMTEKVISWEADFGIVVNPIEHPDLVISKLCTDEVTIFHAKNAQDKLIYDQNLAQSQYILKKLSKKTNFTGVLSSGNLEVVAKLTSLGFGYGLLPARVAAQYKNLEKMKDAPVFKDEIYLAYRPEKHNNTISKKIIQTIKAATF; encoded by the coding sequence ATGTCTTTAATGATGGATGACATAAAATACTTTATAACGGTCTGTGAAACCCTGAATGTCACCAGGGCGTCCGAGATCATTGGCATCTCCCAACCTGCCTTAAGCTATTCCATCAAACGACTGGAACGCGAACTGGGTGGAAATCTTTTAATCCGGCTAAAAAACGGCATCCAGCTGACCAAACTGGGGGAAGAATTCCGCCAGCGCTCACGACGCTTGATGTATGAATGGGAACAGGCCCAAAACCTGGCCAATCCCGAATCAGGCCTGATCCAAGGCAGCTACACCATCGCAATTCACCCCTCCGTGGCTCTTTATACACTGGGGTCTTTTATGCCGAAGCTGCAAAAAGAGTTTCTGGGCCTTGATTTCAACTTCATTCATGGCCTGTCCAGAGAGATGACGGAAAAAGTGATCAGCTGGGAAGCTGACTTTGGTATCGTCGTGAACCCCATCGAACACCCCGATCTGGTTATCAGTAAGCTTTGCACTGACGAGGTGACGATCTTCCACGCTAAAAACGCCCAGGACAAATTGATTTATGACCAGAATCTGGCGCAGTCGCAGTACATTCTGAAAAAACTGAGCAAGAAGACAAACTTCACGGGCGTGCTGAGTTCAGGAAATCTGGAGGTGGTCGCGAAGCTGACTTCTTTGGGTTTTGGCTACGGACTTTTGCCAGCAAGGGTTGCCGCCCAGTACAAGAACCTTGAAAAAATGAAAGATGCACCGGTATTCAAGGACGAAATCTATCTGGCGTACCGACCGGAAAAACACAACAACACCATCAGCAAAAAGATCATTCAGACCATCAAAGCAGCCACATTCTAA
- a CDS encoding Calx-beta domain-containing protein codes for MDASLSPLLSENQILRKITVESGKTVILEEGIGHQITLGVETPSVPGVTLKPEDLGWTLNDEDGDFEASNGTLLVQPGITSVSFIIKATRDAVIESDETFELRFTGERFEGLDNNVISFVVKDKTTRAKVTAAATLDFGPQMKDTVIERSVTFQNTGDAPAQGLTLGTLSAPFSFKGGSFPGNGGTCSSTLNGHTSCSVVITYSPTEVNTHSQTLTWNYTNPDIADNGSLGISGLGVEVAAVLGGRPANPSNVEDLDITVSGTNVTHYRYKVGPQGSTDCAVSSGYSTEAAVGAKITDDLAALANQNLKICVVGKDSNNFWQPFTAATTYNWNYDTIRPSVVISQKAGQTDPTNTLPMRFSLVFSEALAESSLTDADVSFTGSALVNTHTLTKIDSTHYELTVSGVDNNGVIQPIINADKFSDLAGNLNTVSTSSDNQVTYDTSAPSLPTSLSWIQTSPTKVTPAAAIWTLSDSTDIAEQKIQYYKDASCLLLEGTAISLSTSATTRNFAGADGETYTYNLTVIDTSGNVSVSACSTALTMDRTAPTVASFNPVTSVRSSLPASVTVTFSEAMLQSAVENATNWGISCSAGANVSIAGVSAASATSAVVNLTVTTLPANAEVCTLTAKTTLTDLAGNALSAAGTVQYTLDLPGTVVSVTSSLANGSYKAAQVVPVSVQFTENVTVAGGTPELLIETGSTDRVATYISGTGTNTLVFQYTVQAGDNSADLDYESVNALTLAGATLKDSFGNDMILTLPAPGAAGSLAANKNIVIDTQAPDAFVIAGVTGGTDSTQDEWLTNGSTGTVHWAAAAGSTQYLVEIRSSDASASVCAQQTVATTSHTFTGCTLSNGTQYTARISARDAVGNSTAATNNDFVFNVNTSAVIATITGQPTGKTNQTTLNIDVAGADVQTYRYKVGPAASTNCAVATDYSGDIAIATNITDSVNGLGNTDIKVCVIGKNSASVEQALTSATTATWTQDLAAPTLTINQKAGQADPTNAVPVEFTIVASEAIANFAVADITQSGTASGITWSLTTSDNITWSLKATAITGAGTLIPSITANKVTDAAGNNNTASTSTDNQITYETTKPSLTINQKAGQTDPTNTLPVEFTVVFTEAVNASTFTAADITQGGTASGITWNLSTSDNITWTLQATAITTAGTLIPSITAGKVSDPAGNTNNASTTTDSTVTYDITAPANATSLAWQQTSPTNTTSLVASWSKSTSTDLASQKVRFYTGASCDTYTGTENAATSSATTSNFTGVNGTTYTYQVISLDAAGNSITSVCSSAIVIDTTVPTVTTVTSNKANGAYTVGDVIDVRITFSENVTVTGTPLIALNTTPARSASYASGTGTNTLVFNYTVQATDTAADLNYAATTSLTVASATIRDAAANNATLTLPATGAAGSLGTNKNIVIDTTAPSITTFTVTNTTPTNSTTFNITSAVSGSPATYCIMENNTAVASCTWTAGASLPATFTVTTVNEAKTLYAWVKDAAGNVSAMASSASITFDNTPPTATLSGQPTGSSAKYALNIDVNGSDVVAYKYKLGVAGSTDCTVATGYSASEISSSTNITDNISALANGSIKVCVVGKDTAGNWQTYATATAVTWTKNSPAIQFSATTSSVSEYNDPTLTVAVSIPSAVDIAVSVSYTYSNGSAPSATMGSDYTATNGTATIAAGSTSVNISIPILDNSTEEYDETFKITLSGPVGGSLGANTVHTVTITDDEAPPLVTIQDVYVVEGSSTSLMATLSHPTDKGSVSINWTRDTCTGTDCATVGTDYTMPTTSGTASVASGATSVTFGSLTTINNAADELYKRIPIKITGITGGTSYISNADIFINDNDSPAGKDAVDVVAGDNHTCALTSNGNVYCWGHNGAAPLGQGHYYPSSSPLLVPLAAPAMGIASLYNNVCAVLNTGALYCWGQGSHGTYPGGGFTGTSSISTRLTPTLVTGMNSGVTQVSIGWGNSCAIQNGAVYCWGIKEGGILGDPATASPTTAPVAIPSLNSGVTKISSGQFHACAIKSGGLYCWGQNSNGEVGVGSTTLVGTPTAINGLGTVTDVWTGYYGTCAKNNSNQVYCWGNNSDNQLLSNTTADVTSPLLMAELAGATDIYFGIQFCAALSGDLHCKGRNYFGEAGINQPTGTSVIPLTPVVGGSGGVTAVAGSTGAHTCFVRSGQVYCTGFSGFGQHGDQQPLQSNAHVLSPKFSGASSISIFTEHACGIFSGAVKCLGDSYYSKTGNLLTDRIYQAPTQVKNLTSGATKLVSSSTGTCAVVSGGVQCWGRNFIRASGSTSGNPNIPAGLSSGATDLAMSFGSTVCAIKAGKLYCWGQVDIIPYLDLAVDFYYAPVEITAAGSNNVSVTLGRHHACVLKTDKTVWCTGYNAHGQLGQGDTTDRISLHQVPGLTNVDELQASSYGTCARIGTTSIKCWGQITGNGTNTNQKTPVDIGSFTNVTRLISGYTNHCAINNGAAYCWGFNRYDQHGLNDYQTNEYHFSPTALTTLNAIGTVTDLEVRGAYGICGKIGTNWYCSGIDTNSELGTNRKPFRLAPVSMGPFPN; via the coding sequence ATGGACGCCTCATTGTCTCCTCTGCTCAGTGAAAATCAGATCCTTCGCAAAATCACCGTGGAATCCGGCAAGACTGTCATTCTGGAAGAAGGCATCGGACATCAGATCACACTGGGAGTTGAAACTCCAAGTGTGCCGGGCGTGACACTAAAGCCAGAAGACCTGGGCTGGACGTTGAACGATGAAGACGGCGACTTTGAAGCCTCCAATGGCACCCTGCTGGTTCAGCCGGGCATCACTTCTGTCAGCTTTATCATCAAAGCCACCCGCGACGCCGTGATCGAAAGCGATGAAACTTTCGAACTTCGTTTCACTGGCGAGCGCTTTGAAGGCTTGGATAACAACGTTATTTCCTTTGTTGTGAAAGACAAAACAACCCGTGCCAAAGTGACTGCCGCTGCGACATTGGATTTCGGTCCGCAGATGAAAGACACGGTGATCGAAAGATCCGTGACCTTCCAAAACACCGGAGACGCTCCCGCGCAAGGTCTGACTCTTGGCACTTTGTCTGCTCCTTTTTCCTTTAAGGGTGGATCCTTCCCTGGAAACGGCGGGACTTGTTCCAGCACTTTGAATGGTCATACTTCATGCTCGGTTGTCATCACGTACAGCCCGACAGAGGTGAACACTCATTCCCAAACTCTGACTTGGAATTACACCAATCCCGATATCGCGGATAACGGTTCTTTGGGGATTTCGGGCCTGGGCGTGGAAGTTGCGGCTGTTCTGGGTGGTCGCCCGGCCAATCCTAGCAACGTGGAAGACCTGGACATCACTGTTTCAGGCACGAATGTGACTCATTACCGCTACAAAGTGGGCCCGCAAGGTTCCACAGACTGTGCGGTTTCTTCGGGCTATTCCACTGAAGCTGCTGTTGGTGCGAAAATCACCGACGATCTTGCCGCTTTAGCCAATCAGAATCTGAAAATCTGCGTGGTGGGTAAGGATTCCAACAACTTCTGGCAGCCGTTTACAGCGGCAACAACTTACAACTGGAACTACGACACGATTCGCCCGTCTGTGGTCATCAGCCAAAAAGCCGGACAAACAGATCCAACCAACACCCTGCCCATGCGCTTTAGCCTGGTGTTCAGCGAAGCCCTTGCTGAAAGCTCTTTAACGGATGCCGATGTCAGCTTCACCGGATCTGCCCTGGTTAACACACACACACTGACTAAAATCGACAGCACTCACTATGAACTGACGGTTTCAGGTGTGGATAACAACGGCGTGATCCAGCCTATTATCAACGCTGACAAGTTCTCGGACCTTGCCGGGAATCTGAATACTGTTTCTACAAGCTCTGACAATCAAGTGACCTATGACACCAGCGCACCGTCCTTGCCAACGTCTTTAAGCTGGATTCAAACGTCGCCTACAAAAGTGACTCCGGCTGCGGCAATCTGGACTTTGTCTGATTCCACCGACATCGCCGAACAAAAAATCCAGTACTATAAAGACGCGTCCTGCCTGCTTTTGGAAGGCACAGCTATTTCCCTTTCAACTTCTGCCACCACTCGCAATTTTGCCGGAGCGGATGGCGAAACTTACACGTACAACCTCACAGTCATCGACACTTCCGGGAACGTGTCCGTTTCTGCCTGCTCGACCGCTCTGACCATGGATCGCACGGCGCCGACAGTGGCGTCATTTAATCCCGTGACAAGTGTTCGTTCCAGCCTTCCAGCTTCCGTGACGGTAACTTTCAGCGAAGCCATGCTGCAATCGGCGGTTGAGAATGCCACGAACTGGGGTATCAGCTGCTCTGCAGGGGCGAATGTTTCTATCGCCGGTGTGTCAGCAGCAAGTGCGACTTCGGCCGTGGTGAATTTGACTGTGACGACATTGCCTGCCAATGCCGAGGTCTGCACCCTGACGGCAAAAACAACACTGACTGATTTGGCCGGCAACGCCCTTTCTGCAGCGGGCACAGTTCAGTACACGCTGGATCTTCCAGGCACTGTTGTTTCTGTGACATCTTCGTTGGCGAACGGTTCCTATAAGGCCGCTCAGGTAGTGCCAGTGTCTGTGCAGTTCACTGAAAACGTGACTGTAGCTGGCGGCACGCCAGAGCTTTTGATTGAAACCGGCTCCACGGATCGCGTGGCGACGTATATCAGCGGTACTGGCACGAACACTTTGGTGTTCCAATACACTGTTCAAGCGGGTGACAACTCTGCTGATCTTGATTACGAGTCTGTCAATGCCTTGACGTTGGCTGGCGCTACACTCAAAGACAGCTTTGGCAATGACATGATTCTGACTTTGCCAGCTCCGGGTGCAGCTGGTTCACTTGCTGCCAATAAAAATATCGTCATTGATACTCAAGCGCCTGATGCCTTTGTAATCGCTGGTGTGACTGGCGGCACCGATTCAACACAAGATGAATGGCTGACCAATGGATCTACGGGAACCGTTCACTGGGCCGCCGCTGCTGGCAGCACCCAGTATCTGGTTGAAATCCGCAGCAGTGATGCTTCCGCTTCTGTTTGTGCCCAACAGACCGTAGCCACGACATCCCACACCTTCACCGGGTGCACCCTTTCCAATGGCACTCAGTACACTGCACGCATTTCTGCCCGCGATGCTGTCGGGAATTCCACAGCCGCCACCAACAACGACTTTGTGTTCAATGTGAACACATCCGCGGTTATTGCCACCATTACGGGTCAACCTACGGGAAAAACCAACCAGACAACACTGAATATTGACGTGGCCGGGGCTGACGTTCAGACCTATCGCTATAAAGTAGGCCCTGCCGCATCCACAAACTGTGCGGTGGCGACGGATTATTCCGGCGATATCGCGATTGCCACCAATATCACTGACTCTGTCAATGGTTTGGGTAACACCGATATCAAGGTCTGCGTGATCGGTAAAAACTCGGCCAGTGTCGAACAAGCCCTGACCTCGGCGACCACGGCGACGTGGACACAGGATTTGGCAGCCCCGACTTTGACCATCAATCAAAAAGCCGGTCAGGCTGATCCGACCAACGCCGTCCCGGTGGAATTCACCATCGTGGCCAGCGAAGCCATTGCCAACTTCGCAGTCGCAGACATTACGCAATCCGGAACCGCTTCTGGCATCACCTGGAGTCTGACGACGTCTGATAATATCACTTGGTCCCTGAAGGCCACGGCCATCACGGGGGCCGGCACCCTGATCCCATCCATCACCGCCAATAAAGTGACGGATGCGGCTGGCAATAACAACACCGCCAGCACCAGCACTGACAATCAAATCACTTACGAGACGACCAAGCCGTCTTTGACCATCAATCAAAAAGCCGGTCAGACCGATCCAACCAACACCCTGCCAGTGGAATTCACGGTGGTCTTCACCGAGGCTGTCAATGCCAGCACCTTTACCGCGGCTGACATCACCCAAGGTGGAACGGCTTCCGGTATCACGTGGAATCTTTCGACTTCTGACAATATCACATGGACCCTGCAGGCCACCGCCATCACAACAGCCGGAACTTTGATTCCGTCCATCACAGCGGGGAAAGTCAGCGATCCGGCCGGCAATACCAACAACGCTTCGACCACGACGGATTCTACGGTGACCTATGATATTACGGCTCCGGCGAATGCAACGTCCCTGGCCTGGCAGCAGACGTCCCCGACGAATACCACCAGCCTTGTGGCTTCTTGGAGCAAATCCACCAGCACGGATCTGGCTTCACAAAAAGTCCGTTTCTATACAGGGGCTTCTTGTGACACGTACACCGGAACAGAAAACGCTGCGACCAGTTCTGCGACCACATCAAACTTCACAGGCGTGAACGGCACGACTTACACTTATCAGGTCATTTCTTTGGATGCTGCCGGGAACTCGATCACTTCGGTTTGTTCCAGCGCGATTGTTATTGACACCACGGTTCCCACTGTCACCACTGTTACATCCAACAAGGCCAATGGAGCATATACTGTCGGTGATGTTATTGATGTGCGCATCACGTTCTCTGAAAACGTGACTGTCACTGGAACTCCGTTGATTGCCCTGAACACGACCCCTGCCCGTTCTGCATCTTACGCTTCGGGCACCGGGACGAACACCCTTGTCTTTAACTATACAGTTCAAGCCACGGACACCGCGGCAGACCTGAATTATGCCGCCACCACGTCCCTGACAGTGGCTTCTGCCACCATTCGCGATGCCGCGGCCAACAATGCGACTCTGACCTTGCCGGCAACGGGGGCCGCGGGCTCTTTGGGCACGAACAAAAATATCGTGATCGACACGACCGCCCCAAGCATCACCACCTTCACGGTGACAAACACGACCCCGACGAACAGCACAACATTTAATATCACTTCGGCCGTCAGTGGCAGCCCGGCTACTTATTGTATTATGGAAAACAACACGGCCGTGGCATCGTGCACGTGGACAGCCGGAGCTTCACTACCAGCCACATTCACGGTAACGACTGTGAATGAAGCCAAAACACTTTATGCCTGGGTGAAAGATGCTGCCGGCAACGTCAGTGCAATGGCTAGTTCAGCATCGATTACCTTCGATAACACTCCACCGACCGCAACCCTGTCCGGCCAGCCCACGGGGTCCAGTGCAAAGTATGCACTGAATATTGATGTCAACGGCAGTGATGTTGTCGCCTACAAATACAAATTGGGTGTCGCTGGTTCCACGGACTGTACTGTGGCAACCGGATACTCGGCCTCTGAAATATCCAGCTCAACAAATATCACTGACAACATTTCCGCACTGGCTAATGGAAGCATCAAAGTGTGCGTGGTCGGCAAAGACACCGCTGGAAACTGGCAGACCTATGCGACTGCAACCGCTGTGACCTGGACTAAAAATTCTCCGGCTATTCAGTTTAGCGCTACGACATCCAGTGTTTCTGAATACAACGATCCGACGCTTACCGTGGCCGTCAGCATCCCGTCCGCCGTCGATATCGCCGTCAGTGTCAGCTATACATATTCCAATGGTTCCGCACCTTCTGCAACGATGGGATCTGACTATACCGCCACCAACGGCACGGCAACAATTGCGGCTGGCAGCACTTCCGTGAATATTTCAATTCCGATTCTTGATAACAGCACTGAAGAATATGACGAAACATTCAAAATCACCCTGAGCGGCCCGGTGGGTGGTTCTTTGGGGGCTAACACCGTTCACACCGTGACTATCACGGATGACGAAGCTCCACCGCTGGTCACGATTCAGGACGTTTACGTTGTTGAAGGTTCTTCCACCAGCCTGATGGCGACACTGTCGCATCCAACAGACAAAGGATCTGTCTCCATCAACTGGACGCGCGACACCTGCACCGGCACTGACTGTGCCACAGTTGGCACGGACTATACGATGCCAACCACTTCGGGCACTGCTTCTGTTGCGTCGGGGGCAACTTCGGTCACATTTGGCAGTCTGACAACAATCAACAACGCGGCTGACGAACTTTACAAACGCATTCCAATCAAAATCACCGGTATCACCGGCGGTACATCTTATATTTCCAACGCCGATATCTTTATCAACGACAATGACAGCCCGGCCGGAAAGGATGCCGTGGATGTTGTTGCCGGTGACAACCACACCTGCGCCCTGACCAGTAACGGTAACGTCTATTGTTGGGGCCACAATGGGGCCGCGCCCCTGGGACAAGGACACTACTATCCTAGTTCTTCACCACTGCTGGTTCCGTTGGCCGCCCCGGCCATGGGGATAGCTTCTCTCTATAATAACGTCTGTGCTGTGTTAAACACCGGGGCGCTTTACTGTTGGGGTCAGGGAAGTCATGGTACTTATCCGGGGGGTGGTTTTACCGGAACCAGCTCGATAAGCACTCGTTTGACACCAACACTTGTAACCGGAATGAATTCGGGTGTCACCCAAGTCAGCATTGGCTGGGGTAACTCTTGCGCCATTCAAAACGGGGCCGTTTATTGCTGGGGTATCAAAGAAGGTGGCATTCTCGGGGATCCAGCAACCGCCTCCCCGACAACAGCACCCGTCGCAATTCCAAGCTTGAATTCGGGCGTGACAAAAATCTCAAGTGGCCAGTTCCATGCTTGTGCCATTAAATCCGGAGGATTGTACTGCTGGGGGCAAAACTCCAACGGCGAAGTGGGTGTTGGCAGCACCACTCTGGTGGGCACGCCGACGGCGATCAACGGCCTGGGAACTGTCACTGATGTTTGGACGGGATACTATGGCACCTGTGCGAAAAACAATTCCAATCAGGTCTATTGCTGGGGTAACAATTCCGACAACCAGCTTTTAAGCAATACCACTGCGGACGTCACCTCGCCGCTTTTGATGGCGGAACTTGCCGGAGCCACAGATATTTACTTTGGTATCCAGTTCTGCGCAGCTTTATCCGGCGATTTGCATTGTAAAGGCAGAAACTATTTTGGCGAAGCCGGCATCAATCAGCCGACAGGAACCTCGGTGATTCCTTTGACTCCCGTTGTTGGAGGCTCTGGCGGTGTCACTGCCGTTGCGGGCTCTACAGGGGCTCACACCTGTTTCGTGCGCAGTGGCCAGGTTTATTGCACAGGATTCTCTGGATTCGGCCAGCACGGCGATCAGCAACCTCTGCAGTCCAATGCCCACGTTCTCAGCCCGAAATTCAGCGGTGCCAGCTCCATTTCCATCTTCACTGAGCATGCTTGCGGCATCTTCAGCGGGGCGGTGAAATGTCTGGGTGACAGCTACTATAGCAAAACCGGAAATCTGCTGACAGATCGTATTTATCAGGCTCCGACCCAGGTGAAAAATTTGACCTCTGGAGCCACCAAGCTTGTCAGTTCCAGCACCGGCACATGTGCCGTTGTGTCAGGCGGTGTTCAATGCTGGGGTCGCAACTTTATTCGCGCTTCAGGAAGCACGTCGGGAAATCCGAATATTCCGGCGGGACTGTCTTCAGGAGCTACGGACTTGGCAATGAGTTTTGGCAGCACTGTGTGCGCCATTAAGGCAGGCAAACTTTACTGTTGGGGTCAGGTTGATATCATCCCTTACTTGGACCTTGCTGTTGATTTCTATTATGCGCCCGTCGAAATCACCGCTGCTGGTTCCAATAACGTGTCCGTCACTTTGGGCCGCCATCATGCTTGCGTGTTGAAAACAGACAAAACCGTCTGGTGCACCGGCTACAATGCCCACGGTCAGTTGGGCCAGGGGGACACCACTGACCGAATCAGTCTGCATCAGGTGCCGGGTCTGACGAATGTCGATGAATTGCAGGCTTCCAGTTATGGAACTTGTGCCCGCATCGGAACAACGTCCATCAAGTGTTGGGGGCAAATAACAGGAAATGGAACCAACACCAACCAAAAGACACCTGTTGATATTGGAAGCTTCACCAACGTGACCCGACTGATCAGCGGTTACACCAACCACTGCGCGATCAACAACGGCGCCGCCTATTGCTGGGGCTTTAATCGCTATGACCAACACGGCTTGAATGACTATCAGACGAATGAATACCATTTTTCTCCGACGGCTTTGACGACTCTTAACGCCATCGGCACTGTGACTGATCTGGAAGTTCGTGGCGCTTATGGTATTTGCGGTAAAATTGGCACAAACTGGTACTGTTCGGGTATCGACACGAACAGCGAGCTGGGAACAAACAGAAAGCCGTTCCGTCTGGCGCCGGTTTCCATGGGGCCTTTCCCTAACTAA
- a CDS encoding L-tyrosine/L-tryptophan isonitrile synthase family protein, protein MKPAALELISIQSSESLKLRSPMVDPATEVATRMLAQVMDYRRVPHAGDLCGNSECQTCASFHLPKIISAVRRNEPVTFVLPAFPGKSPNPEKVLGALPDYAEQLALQFLGNLGQQVRQYYSPGIKIILCSDGRVFSDLVGMKESNVTAYQSGLSGLIGELQLSDIETFNMDDFYGELSFNQMRDELMKRYGSSLDFLKHKVRNGMAELATAEEQGAHRMYCGITRFLFEDSLHAGQTKSRSAIQKESRLKAYEVIRRSNAWSELIAERFPDAVRLSIHPQTCGSAKLGIRLVGNESWMTPWHGVAVETAKGFVLLKKSEAETLGAELIYSSGGQPSRYKLRGEL, encoded by the coding sequence ATGAAACCTGCAGCCCTTGAACTAATTTCAATTCAGAGTTCTGAAAGCTTAAAATTACGGTCCCCAATGGTCGACCCGGCAACCGAGGTGGCGACAAGAATGCTGGCTCAGGTGATGGATTATCGCCGGGTTCCTCATGCCGGTGACCTGTGTGGCAATTCCGAATGTCAAACCTGCGCATCCTTTCATCTGCCGAAGATCATCTCGGCTGTTCGCAGAAATGAGCCTGTGACTTTTGTTTTGCCGGCCTTTCCTGGCAAGTCCCCGAACCCGGAAAAGGTTCTGGGGGCGTTACCAGACTATGCCGAGCAGCTGGCATTGCAGTTCCTGGGTAACCTTGGTCAGCAAGTCAGACAGTACTATTCACCGGGGATCAAAATCATTCTGTGCTCGGACGGCCGGGTGTTCAGTGACCTTGTGGGCATGAAAGAAAGCAATGTCACGGCCTACCAGTCTGGATTGTCCGGGCTTATTGGTGAATTGCAGCTGTCAGACATTGAAACTTTCAATATGGATGACTTTTACGGCGAACTTAGTTTCAACCAAATGCGTGATGAACTGATGAAACGCTATGGAAGCTCGCTGGATTTCTTAAAGCACAAAGTCCGTAACGGGATGGCAGAGCTTGCCACCGCAGAAGAGCAGGGCGCTCATCGCATGTACTGCGGAATCACCAGATTCCTGTTTGAAGATTCTCTGCATGCAGGACAGACGAAAAGCCGCTCGGCGATTCAGAAAGAATCCCGCCTGAAAGCCTACGAAGTCATTCGCAGAAGCAATGCCTGGAGTGAGCTGATTGCAGAAAGATTTCCGGACGCTGTCCGCTTGTCCATTCACCCGCAGACCTGCGGTTCTGCAAAGCTTGGCATTCGCCTGGTGGGGAATGAATCCTGGATGACCCCGTGGCATGGCGTCGCTGTTGAAACGGCAAAGGGCTTTGTCCTGCTAAAAAAATCCGAGGCCGAGACCTTGGGAGCAGAATTGATTTACTCATCCGGTGGGCAGCCAAGCCGCTACAAACTAAGAGGTGAACTATGA
- a CDS encoding bifunctional helix-turn-helix transcriptional regulator/GNAT family N-acetyltransferase, translating into MELFKRAGKMAMGTRVRFLSEQIGQDAAEIYRVYENDIQPKWFPVFYVLSNEEQNTVTSIAEAIGHSHASVSKILTEMSKAGLVLEKTDSQDRRRTKITLSKKGKDLSEKIERQYADVNEAIEQISAQATNNLWAAIEEWEYLLGQKSLLSRVLEIKKRRESMDVKIVAYQPKYKEAFYKLNEEWISKYFTMEKPDRDALENPESYILKKGGSIFVALLNGEPVGVCALIKREDLGCYELAKMAVSPKAQGKSIGFLLGQAIVEKAREMGEQRLFLESNTILKPAIRLYEKLGFVKVVGPPTPYDRCNIQMELKL; encoded by the coding sequence ATGGAACTATTCAAACGAGCTGGAAAAATGGCAATGGGTACGCGGGTGCGATTCCTGAGCGAGCAGATCGGTCAGGATGCGGCAGAGATTTACCGTGTGTATGAAAACGATATTCAACCGAAGTGGTTCCCGGTGTTCTATGTTCTTTCAAATGAAGAGCAAAACACGGTCACTTCCATTGCTGAAGCGATCGGGCATTCCCACGCTTCGGTGAGCAAAATTCTGACTGAAATGTCCAAGGCCGGGCTGGTGCTGGAAAAAACAGACTCTCAGGACCGTCGTCGAACCAAAATCACCCTTTCCAAAAAGGGCAAAGACCTCTCTGAAAAAATAGAAAGACAGTACGCGGACGTCAACGAGGCGATCGAGCAGATCTCGGCGCAGGCCACGAATAATTTGTGGGCCGCGATTGAAGAGTGGGAATACCTGCTGGGACAGAAGTCTTTGTTGAGCCGGGTTCTGGAGATCAAAAAACGGAGAGAATCTATGGATGTCAAAATCGTAGCTTATCAACCCAAGTACAAAGAGGCCTTTTACAAACTGAATGAAGAATGGATTTCCAAGTACTTCACGATGGAAAAGCCTGATCGTGATGCTTTGGAAAATCCAGAATCCTATATTCTTAAAAAGGGCGGATCTATTTTTGTCGCTCTATTGAATGGGGAACCTGTCGGTGTCTGTGCTCTGATCAAGCGTGAGGATCTGGGCTGTTACGAGCTTGCGAAGATGGCGGTGTCCCCGAAAGCTCAGGGGAAAAGCATCGGCTTCCTGCTGGGACAGGCGATTGTTGAAAAGGCCCGGGAAATGGGCGAGCAGCGCCTGTTCCTGGAAAGTAACACGATCCTGAAACCAGCCATTCGCCTTTATGAAAAGCTGGGCTTTGTAAAAGTCGTCGGCCCACCAACGCCTTATGACCGCTGCAATATCCAGATGGAGCTGAAGTTGTGA
- a CDS encoding PaaI family thioesterase, with amino-acid sequence MIVSDADYELKVRSSFDKQNLMKTLGAQLVAVGPGTCEIELPFSSSLGQQHGFLHAGATTSIADSAAGYAAYTLTPKGSSVLTTELKINLLSPAQGERFFARAEVLKAGKTLTVVTSKVFAVQKGQEKLCAFLTASIMTVPHAETI; translated from the coding sequence GTGATTGTTTCTGATGCGGACTATGAGCTGAAGGTACGAAGCAGTTTTGACAAGCAGAATCTGATGAAGACTCTCGGGGCGCAGCTTGTTGCTGTAGGCCCAGGGACTTGCGAGATCGAGCTGCCGTTTTCGTCTTCACTTGGTCAGCAGCACGGTTTTTTACATGCCGGCGCCACGACTTCAATTGCGGATTCGGCAGCCGGATACGCGGCCTATACGCTGACCCCAAAGGGGTCTTCGGTTCTGACGACAGAGCTTAAAATCAATTTGCTGTCTCCGGCTCAAGGGGAAAGATTCTTTGCCCGTGCTGAGGTGCTGAAGGCCGGTAAAACATTGACTGTGGTGACGTCCAAAGTTTTTGCGGTTCAAAAAGGGCAGGAGAAGCTGTGTGCCTTTCTCACTGCCAGTATCATGACCGTGCCCCATGCGGAAACAATCTAG